TCTACCTCATTTTTGTCTCTTTCCTCTCTTTGTTCAGTGATTCCTAGCAGCCCTGACTGCTTGCTGTCCAACCAGAGATCCTGCTGGGCTCATGTGTGCCGCagcttttttacattttttacatcTTTCCCTTACTGCAGACTTTTTTTCTGAGAAACCGACAGTCCACATGGTGATAATCATTCATCAATATGAAGACGGAtggcgttttatgcagtttgtGGTGACAGGATTGTGGGATTTCAGCTCACCTTGTATTGCATTGGCCTCCAGATACAGGTACTGCAGGCTAGTAGGGACAGTTGGAATGGTCATGAGTCTGTTATAGGACAGGTCCAGTTCAATTAGGCTGGTGAAGTTGAAAGCCTGATGATGGATgttgtgactctgcagcccacAGTGACTGAGGCGAAGGTACTTCAGGTTGAACAGACCCTGGAAATTGTCCTCAGTAAGTGCAGCCAGAGAGTTGTTGGACAGGTAGAGCTGCTGCACAGAGGGAGGTAGACGTCCGGGGACGGTGGAGAATGAGTTGTCACTGAGGTCCAGCAGGTTCAGACGAAGCAGACCTGAAATGTAGAGGGCAATGACATGACTTTATTGTCTTTAATATTTGGCAGTGTATCAAACAAAATAGAATGTAACAGTATTAACAGTATGTGTAAAAGTTTGATGTGCTATGAAGGAGGAGTACCAGTTTTGGGTGGAGTTGCCTCCTCTGATGTGATGCATTTTGGTGTGGAAGCAGGTCCTTGTGTGTCAAATTATAGAAGTAGAATCTGGGAACTTTTCAGAGAGGAATGGTGCTCGAGACTGATGCAGTCCAAAATAACATACTGATTTGCCTAGCTGGAGAACTAGTTAATGTTTAGGTGCTGGAATGTGTTTTGAAATTGGACGAAGATCTCTATACAAACAGAGTTGGAGATGGAAAGGGGCTTTGCGGATGCAATGCTTGTATATGTCATAGTTAAGGCAGATTTCTGTTAATACCCAGCACTTAAGGTTGAGCCTTTGGACTCTTTCTTCCTATACATATTAACGTCCTAGTGTGTTATGAAACAGGGTTGTGACAGGTCATAACCTGTGTCATGTGTaacacccagcactgctttgaATAAATCTCTGTTTAAAGACTACAGCCAGATTCATCGTTCTTCATTGATCAATTTCCAGAACACTGAGACTCACTTTGTCTGTCCTGGTGCCGGAGGAGCTTTTCCTGCCCTTGTCCTGACTGGACTCTATTAAAGCAGCTGCTTAATTTTCCCTGCATGCGTGTCTGTGCCCTTCCATAGAGAGGGTGTGAAGCTCCGGCATCtgggagaggctcagagtagacGTGCTGATCCCCTTTAATCAGGGGATGGCAGTAGAGGTGACACTGCATCTAGCCAGGGTGTCTCCTGGCATCTCCCTGGTGAGGGATTCTGGCCATCTACAGCTGGATGGAGGAACTAGGAGAGATGCAGGACATGCTGGAGACACGGGTCTCTTTCTGCTGTACTTCTGGGCCTCCACACTCCTGCCTCTGAGACTTGACCTCTGGTGTCCTTGACCAGCATGTGTCATAATAGCAGTAGCAGGAGGAGTAGGAAGTGATAATGCTGGTTTTAGTGACGTAGAACAGACAGTACAAACAGTATTAGTCAGTCTGGCAGTAAGAGGTGCATTTGTTGCTGAAACAGCAGCAGGGTGTATCATGAATGATGTTCGTGATCCTGGAGTGTAATGGTCTGTGTTCATGCACGTGGTCCCAATTGTTTGTGTAATAAGCATCGTGACTGAGCTGTGTCTCAGTAGCGGTAGCGGTGGAGTAACGCTACCTCTCAACTCTCCCTCTGGCAGAGTTTTCAGCTTGTTcccatgcagcagcagcagcgtcaggTTTGAAAGGTTCTGCAGCGCTCCAGGGCTGATGCTGCTGATCCTGTTGTGGGCCAGTCGCAGCTGCTTGAGTCCGCTCGGCAAACCACCGGGGATGGAGGTCAAGTGGTTGTGGTTAGCAAAAAGATAACACAAATGGGTCAGGTTCTGCAGGGCGTCCTTGTCCAGCTTATCATTCTGCAGCTTGTTGTTATCCAGTATGAGCCAGCGGAGGCCCGTCATGTTGACCAGGGCCGAAGAGGACAAGGAGGATATGTTGTTTCCCTGGTAGGAACGTAGACACCGATTTCACTAGTTTCTAGTTTGCTATGGTAATAAGTAGTCTTCCTCACCTGCATGAATATGTACTCGGTTCTCTCTGGCAGCTGGTCCGGGACATGTGTCAGAACTCTATTGTCGCAGTACAACGCCGTGGGCCAGTGGATGGGACAGTCACACTGTTGAGGGCAGGGTTGGGGGTTGTTGGCCCTCAACCAGGCAGAGTCCATTCTGCCCTGCAGGCTCATCACACTGGGCTCGCCAAGAAGCCGGTTGATCCATAGAGGAACGCCTCCAAAGTCCATAGCAGTGGTCTGCGTGGACTCTGTCAGACAGAGCAGAACCAGTGGCAAGAACCAGACATCCATGGATGCGGCGATGTTCAGGAGGGAGACCTAGAAGTTTTGACACATTAGTGCCACGCCTCTGCAAGATTCTGCATTTGAGTAGTAACTTGGTTGGGATCCAAGTGCAGTGGGTTGGAGCCTGTTCCAGCTCTACAGGGCGAGAGTCAGGGTCGGACACTCTCACACCCATGCTAACTCCTCAGAGAGAGGACACAGAATCGCACTAAACCCAGAGTGGCCTCTTGCTGGATTCAACGCTCCAaccttagacttagacttagacttatcTAAGTATCTAagaacatatcactatattatggcaacgaaatttcggtcgtaggcctccggtttccaaaaataaaactatatgtccagaaataaataaatatgagataaatactagtcaggaagatgtacaaataaacaaacaataaccTGCCAGTTAATTCAGCGACTGTCAAtccaacttcctgtttacagTCCAACAACAAGTATGAGCCACCACAGAAGCTAATATTGACAAAAGACAGTGGACCTGCTCACCTTTGCAGGTGTAACATGTAATTGGTCCTCTCATCATCATTCCCTGTTTGGAAAATTATGTTCAGTGGTTTGAGGATTGCGCCCTGGATACAACAACACCATAGCTAAATCCATCGTACAATTGCACCATGTGTTATGTCAGCATCACCCCAGTACACAGTGGGCTCGCGTGTACAACCTTTACATTGAAATAGCACTTAGATGTTCCTCATATAAATCTCCTCAACTTAGACAGTGGAAGCGTGCATgaaagcagagaagaaaaggGATGAACGTACCTGTTGTGAAGGCGCAACTCAACAAAGACGgttttcaattcccactgaaGCTTTCTGCGCACAGCTGGAGCTGAGGGGCAcagtgtgcgtgcgtgcctgTGTTTGTGTTAATGTGCATGTATGTGTTTACCCTGCGTCTGATACATTCCTGTCCTCAAACACTGCCCACATCCTACACCTCCCTCATGCGCCCATCCGTCTTCCTCATCTTGTCTCTGTAGCTGCTTGGTGGAGAGACGATTGTGCAGTGGAAATATGCACTAAGTACACAACCAACTGGCAAGAGCTGCGCTGAATAAATGAGGGACAGGTGGTGGAGGCTAGCGACTCGGCGTTCGaatgtgaaagacaaaatgCTGACGCGTGAAAGCGAATTGAAAGAGTGTGCATGTTAGTGTGGCCAGTGTGAGCAACTCCAAGTACCTGGGGATCCGAGGAGACCATTCTGAGTGTGTGAGTCCATCAGTGTGTCTCTCAACATGTGTCTGCGCTCTGAGGGAACTCGCAGGCGAGTGGAGGAAAATATTTCCagattctttgtcttttttttttttttttctgtgagggATGAAGAGAACAAGAGGGCAGTATGTCTCGTGGAAATCGTAGGAATGGCGCCCTCCTGTAATGCAGTCAAGAACTACACTGGACCGTGATGGAAATTACGCAACCCTTGTAGGAATGGTGTAGTTTTTACGGTAGCTTTGCAACGTTTTGATGTGATGTGACACCAGAGGTTTCAGATGTGATTACAGTGgaaatacagtatataattCAATTgaactcatttatttttaacacacacacaaaatattttACTAAAGGTCAgatgatgttttgtgttttgtctgcACACACTTGTAAAGACTGGCAGCTCATCTTAAAGCAGACGTACATAACTCACTCATGCTCTAAATATACACATCAATGATCTGTACAACTTCATTTTGGGTGAGTTCGTGTTCACAAGCTACTTTAGGTGCCAAGTACTTTCAAAGTTCTGGCTTCAGATCTCTGTAAATGTTGACATATTCTGGTTCAACGCAGTATAATTTAGATCCAGTGAAGTAAGTTGGATGGTCGCCAGGCTAATGAAAGACCTTTATATAGTCTATAGTTCgacctgcttttatttatttagaatcaGTTCATTAAGCATGGCAGTCAAAACAGAAACCTGTTGaatgtttctttcttctcttgtaCTGCCCCTTTAAGTCTTTTGCACAGCACAATAGtcaacagcagggggcagtataTTCTTCAGAACACAGACAAATGGTATCAAACTTTTACAAGCTGCAGATTTGATCACGGTTGGTTTTATGACAGTATTAGTGCGAAATTAAGTTTTGGAAGGTGATTTATCTGCGAGGTAAAAGTCAAACGATGGAAGAGACGAAAACATCTGGCTGCAATTCTGCCGTGTTCCTGTGCCTGTGTGTTTAAAcatctgttttctgttgtgtgatgCCCCCTTTTGCCCCAGGGCGCAGTGATTCAAGTTGCTTTCAAACGTTCAGCTGCTCGAGGTTTAACATGTCTGCCTCGTAACAGTGCCTTTTTCTAGTGCAACACAGTCGTGGTCACATGACGTGCAGAGGAACACAAGTCTGCTCAGCATGTTTGCCTGAATGTGTTCATCTAAATGTTGGCAGTCACTAAAGGTCACAGCCTCATTTGGTAAAACTTGCAACATAAACTCTCTTGTTGTCACACTGTAATTTGTGACAACAAACTCTCTCCAGAGAACTGTGTTTGTTCAAGTGCATCTGTCTATCCGTCCATCAAAGGAACATATTCAAAAACTCAGTCAGCAACTACCTGTATATATCTGTGAACAAGTATTTTTAGTTTGCCGGGGCTTAAATGAGAATTCTTGAGGGGAGTTCATGGCCTCCGTTGGGAGTTGCGGGCCCCTGATCTCCTGATCCCAGCGGGACAGAGGAGGTTAGACTGGCTGGGAAGGAGGACCCGTCTTTTGAAGTCCAGTTCCCCGGAGAATCAATTCCTCTCATGCTTAACAGCTTCTGTTGCCGCCTGTCTTTGTTCCCAGATGATGAGCGTCCTCAATTTTATTACATCTCAACAAATAGGTTTATGGATATGAGCTCAAGTCAATGATTATAGAAGCTGTGCATTGCCCTTGAACCATTTGAGATTTTACTATTTATGCTGATGTTTGGTCTCTCTATTTG
Above is a window of Synchiropus splendidus isolate RoL2022-P1 chromosome 6, RoL_Sspl_1.0, whole genome shotgun sequence DNA encoding:
- the zgc:113307 gene encoding lumican isoform X1; this translates as MDVWFLPLVLLCLTESTQTTAMDFGGVPLWINRLLGEPSVMSLQGRMDSAWLRANNPQPCPQQCDCPIHWPTALYCDNRVLTHVPDQLPERTEYIFMQGNNISSLSSSALVNMTGLRWLILDNNKLQNDKLDKDALQNLTHLCYLFANHNHLTSIPGGLPSGLKQLRLAHNRISSISPGALQNLSNLTLLLLHGNKLKTLPEGELRGLLRLNLLDLSDNSFSTVPGRLPPSVQQLYLSNNSLAALTEDNFQGLFNLKYLRLSHCGLQSHNIHHQAFNFTSLIELDLSYNRLMTIPTVPTSLQYLYLEANAIQDINMTSFCREVGPLSFSWMRILRLDGNKLSPQHLPRDWAFCLRVIQTLLI
- the zgc:113307 gene encoding fibromodulin isoform X2, whose protein sequence is MDFGGVPLWINRLLGEPSVMSLQGRMDSAWLRANNPQPCPQQCDCPIHWPTALYCDNRVLTHVPDQLPERTEYIFMQGNNISSLSSSALVNMTGLRWLILDNNKLQNDKLDKDALQNLTHLCYLFANHNHLTSIPGGLPSGLKQLRLAHNRISSISPGALQNLSNLTLLLLHGNKLKTLPEGELRGLLRLNLLDLSDNSFSTVPGRLPPSVQQLYLSNNSLAALTEDNFQGLFNLKYLRLSHCGLQSHNIHHQAFNFTSLIELDLSYNRLMTIPTVPTSLQYLYLEANAIQDINMTSFCREVGPLSFSWMRILRLDGNKLSPQHLPRDWAFCLRVIQTLLI